A window of the Macaca nemestrina isolate mMacNem1 chromosome X, mMacNem.hap1, whole genome shotgun sequence genome harbors these coding sequences:
- the LOC139360817 gene encoding ADP/ATP translocase 3, with product MTEQAISFAKDFLAGGIAAAISKTAVAPIERVKLLLQVQHASKQIAADKQYKGIVDCIVRIPKEQGVLSFWRGNLANVIRYFPTQALNFAFKDKYKQIFLGGVDKHTQFWRYFAGNLASGGAAGATSLCFVYPLDFARTRLAADVGKSGTEREFRGLGDCLVKITKSDGIRGLYQGFSVSVQGIIIYRAAYFGVYDTAKGMLPDPKNTHIVVSWMIAQTVTAVAGVVSYPFDTVRRRMMMQSGRKGADIMYTGTVDCWRKIFRDEGGKAFFKGAWSNVLRGMGGAFVLVLYDELKKVI from the exons ATGACGGAACAGGCCATCTCCTTCGCCAAGGACTTTTTGGCCGGAGGCATCGCCGCCGCCATCTCCAAGACGGCCGTGGCTCCGATCGAGCGGGTCAAGCTACTGCTGCAG GTCCAGCACGCCAGCAAGCAGATCGCCGCCGACAAGCAGTACAAGGGCATCGTGGACTGCATCGTCCGTATCCCCAAGGAGCAGGGCGTGCTGTCGTTCTGGAGAGGCAACCTGGCCAACGTCATCCGCTACTTCCCCACTCAAGCCCTCAACTTCGCCTTCAAGGATAAGTACAAGCAGATCTTCCTGGGGGGCGTGGACAAGCACACGCAGTTCTGGAGGTACTTTGCGGGCAACCTGGCCTCCGGCGGTGCGGCCGGCGCCACCTCCCTCTGCTTCGTGTACCCCCTGGATTTCGCCAGAACCCGCCTGGCCGCGGACGTGGGAAAGTCAGGCACAGAGCGCGAGTTCCGGGGCCTGGGAGACTGCCTGGTGAAGATCACCAAGTCTGACGGCATCCGGGGCCTGTACCAGGGCTTCAGCGTCTCCGTGCAGGGCATCATCATCTACCGGGCCGCCTACTTCGGCGTGTACGATACGGCCAAGG GCATGCTCCCCGACCCCAAGAACACGCACATCGTGGTGAGCTGGATGATCGCGCAGACCGTGACGGCCGTGGCCGGCGTGGTCTCCTACCCCTTCGACACGGTCCGGCGGCGGATGATGATGCAGTCTGGGCGCAAAGGAG CTGACATCATGTACACGGGCACCGTCGACTGCTGGAGGAAGATCTTCAGAGACGAGGGGGGCAAGGCCTTCTTCAAGGGTGCCTGGTCCAACGTCCTTCGGGGCATGGGGGGTGCCTTCGTGCTGGTCCTGTACGACGAGCTCAAGAAGGTGATCTAA